The following proteins are co-located in the Flavobacteriales bacterium genome:
- a CDS encoding ABC transporter ATP-binding protein, translating into MIEIKGIEKAYGELKVLKGIDLEVREAEVISIVGSSGAGKSTLLHILGTLDRADKGTYFFNGTDLSKLNDAALAQFRNQHIGFVFQFHQLLPEFTALENVCMPAFIGKKDVKASQKSAQELLEFLGLSSRLTHKPSELSGGEQQRVAVARALMNEPGLILADEPSGNLDSTNARELHKLFFELRDQFKQTFIIVTHNEELANMADRKLVIKDGVFLA; encoded by the coding sequence GGAATAGACCTGGAGGTGCGTGAAGCGGAAGTGATTTCCATTGTGGGATCTTCCGGTGCGGGTAAATCGACCTTGCTTCATATTTTAGGAACCTTGGATCGGGCGGATAAGGGGACCTATTTTTTTAATGGTACCGATTTATCGAAATTAAACGATGCCGCACTGGCACAATTTCGAAATCAACATATCGGATTTGTATTTCAATTTCATCAATTGTTACCGGAGTTTACGGCATTGGAAAATGTATGTATGCCTGCTTTCATTGGGAAAAAGGACGTGAAGGCGAGTCAAAAAAGTGCGCAGGAATTACTGGAATTTCTCGGTTTATCATCACGACTTACACATAAGCCATCAGAGCTTTCCGGTGGAGAACAACAGCGGGTGGCCGTTGCGCGTGCTTTGATGAATGAGCCCGGATTAATACTTGCCGATGAACCATCGGGAAATCTTGATTCGACCAATGCCCGCGAATTGCACAAATTATTTTTCGAATTACGGGATCAGTTTAAACAAACATTCATCATTGTAACCCACAATGAAGAATTAGCGAACATGGCAGATCGTAAACTGGTGATTAAAGACGGAGTGTTTCTTGCCTGA